One Mangrovimonas cancribranchiae DNA segment encodes these proteins:
- a CDS encoding DUF6787 family protein, whose protein sequence is MDKFKKRWEIQKNWQLLFPALGILGIVYSAFKLTSLFIDKIYLIPFGTIAISFTLIKLTLWIFEKLKHKWVLDYRWEMIRVFIVFAITGSTSAYIGRPILQLIGITKENLNPIVYWVIFIIIGLIFYQILLVSFGWLFGQFKFFWEFEKKMLRRFGLKRFID, encoded by the coding sequence ATGGATAAATTTAAAAAACGTTGGGAAATTCAAAAGAATTGGCAACTCCTATTTCCTGCCCTTGGAATATTAGGTATTGTCTATAGTGCATTTAAATTAACGTCTCTTTTTATTGACAAAATATATTTAATTCCCTTTGGCACAATAGCTATCAGCTTTACCTTAATCAAACTAACACTTTGGATTTTTGAAAAACTAAAACACAAATGGGTGCTTGATTATCGTTGGGAAATGATTCGCGTATTTATTGTTTTTGCTATAACAGGGTCTACATCAGCTTATATAGGAAGACCTATTTTACAACTTATAGGAATTACTAAAGAAAACTTAAATCCTATCGTTTATTGGGTGATTTTTATTATAATTGGCCTCATTTTCTATCAGATTCTTTTAGTAAGTTTTGGATGGCTGTTTGGACAATTTAAGTTTTTTTGGGAATTTGAAAAGAAAATGTTACGCCGTTTTGGCTTAAAACGTTTTATAGACTAA
- a CDS encoding DUF6146 family protein: protein MKTWHLAIIVCVLLIGCKTSKTVTSNHDTSQTVENDTVRISSDEIEYEIIIIEPGFNTWLVSTAKPEGFYSQSFLENRNWIYVTEWNQRVLQPQRYNPNLYEMRINYQKNIDYGYELNYKLYNYFIYFQLKYKQQLAGFVPRI from the coding sequence GTGAAAACATGGCATTTAGCAATAATAGTTTGTGTGTTGCTTATTGGGTGTAAAACATCAAAAACAGTAACCTCTAATCATGACACTAGCCAAACGGTAGAAAATGATACCGTTAGAATATCTAGTGATGAAATTGAATACGAAATTATTATTATTGAACCAGGATTTAATACATGGTTAGTATCTACTGCTAAACCAGAAGGGTTCTACTCGCAATCTTTTTTGGAAAACAGGAATTGGATTTATGTTACAGAATGGAATCAACGTGTGTTACAACCACAACGTTACAATCCTAACCTATACGAAATGCGGATAAACTATCAAAAAAACATCGATTACGGTTACGAACTTAACTATAAGCTCTATAATTACTTCATTTACTTTCAACTAAAGTATAAGCAACAACTAGCAGGGTTTGTTCCAAGGATTTAA